AGTCCAGTGACCTGCAGGTTCCCTCGCTCCAATAATTGCAGTGGTACCTCAAGGCGATGATTCCCCGAGTTAGAATCTGCTGGTGAAATATTCTCAGCTTGCAGGATGAGGGTGTGGCTGCCAAGTTCCTGATTTGCAGTCTCAAAGCTGAAATTGAGATCAAGGTTGGCGCCATTCTCCAGGATTAATCCCACTTTTCGTTCTAACAGTCCCTGCACGTTTTCCTCATCTATATAGAGAGCCAAGTTACACGTCGCATTACCGCCTAGGTTCTGCAAGACCACGTCCAACGTAGTGGCCTGTCCCTGAATCGGAGCTGTTGGATTTAGCTCAATATCATTTTCAGCCAGCATGACGTCTGCCTTTTCAGTAGTGACCTGAAAAGGTTGTCTGGCGTCTGTCAGGACATTGAAACCATCATCATGGTCATTACTCCCGTCAAGCAGCAGTATCAGGGTATCACTGCCGGCCTGGGACCCGGTGACGCTCCACTCCAGAATGCGGCTATTTCCTTCGCCTTCCCTCAAGTTGATGATATAGTCGGAAGGGTTATCTATCTCCAGGGTGTCATTCTCCGTACTGAGGATATAATCAACGCGCTCATATCGTGTATACTGGTCCCGAATACCCTCAGCATCGTTCCAGATTTCAGCCAGTATAGTTCCTTCCTCTCCTACTTCGAGTTCAGGTACCACAAGACTACTGACAACAATGTAGCCTTCGTATTCTTCATCATGGTGGCCGTTATGGCATGAATTATCACAAGATGTGCCTCCATGGGTCTGTTCCAGCCCCTCCACAGACAGACTAATCAGCGTAGCGTAGGCAAGTGCCAGAAACACCAGCGCGTGATTCCAGCCGCTGAAAGGAGGTCGGGTAAACTGTAGCAGCAGGGGGAATCTCATCATGGTCACAGAGTCACCATGCTTTTAGGGTTTTCTAAGAAGGCGGTAAAATCTTTACCGACTTTGTAGTTTGTTTACCATGTCGATGAAGGATATATTTCAGCATATTCAGTGACTTTTGCATCTAAAACGGTAATAGCTTACGTAACTTATAATGTAACGGTGACCTATTCAGGGCGACGGCGCAGTGCCATGACGGCAAAAGCTTATTTCTTTTTATTACTAACTTCTAATATTTCTTCTAAATCCAATTGCTTTAACTGTATGAAATCAAAAATCGGATTGAAAAACATTACTGTGATGCCAAGAACTATTAGTACGCTCACAGCACCTATTACAAAGAGATGAGATGAAAGATAATGGGATTCATTTATTATCCAATGCGTTGCTAAACTGGAAATAATAAGGAGTGGTACACCGTACAGAACTATTGCTGCAGCTAGCATCATATTGGATTGCATTCCCTTCTTTTCAGATAATATTAATTGATTATTTATTTCATCAAGTTTTTGAATGATCTCATCCAGTTTTTCATTCAATCCCACATGGTCACCCCAGCACTCTCATCCCTGGACATCCGGCTTCCGCATTTGGGGCAATCATAGTTTTCCTCCTCTCCCTTGTCATAGCGGTCTTTCTGGCCCCAGCCCCTGACATTGGTTCCACCACATTCTCTGCATTTTCCAATATCATCCTTCCATTCCTCTTTCTCGGTCTCGACGGTAATATCACCAATTTCCTTGCAATCATCGCAAGTCACAGTGATAGTCATAGCAAAGAATCCCGAGTCTGGCATACCGGAAACATGCGCTGAATAGCCACAATCACATTTGAAAGTAAAGTAAGCTCCCATATGGTCGCAGAGTCACCATGCTTTAAGGGTTTTCTAAGAGAAGCCGGATGAGGAAGCCTTCTGCAATGACTACGTGAGGCCCAGTTCTTCCTTCAGGGCATCGTCCGGTTGAAGGGCATTGCCCAGCTCCTTGTCCGCAAGTATCTCGTTCAGCGCCTTCTCGGCCATCTGCCCTGCCACTTTCTTCTCGATGATCTCGAGGATGTTGTCGTAGGTCAATGCGACGCCACGGCTGCGGGCCCAGCTCAGGCTGGGCCAGACGCAAGCAGGTCTGTCTCTATCTCGACCAGGGCGGAAACCCCGGCCTCAGTGGAAGCGCTGTCTGTCCTTAATTTCGGGCTTGCCTGAAACCGGCCCAGCTCACGCTGGGCAGCTCGCTTCAGGTAGCCGTTGTGCGAAAAAAGCGACTGTTTGACTCAGTAGTTGTCGCGGCGGGGTGCCCGTTCCTGAGCGGCGTCAACCTTCAAGGTGCGTCCGTCAGCTTCGCTGCCGTTGATGGCCTCGATTGCTGCACTCGCTTCTTCGGCGGTCGACATCTCGACAAAACCGAAGCCGCGGGAGCGGCCACTCATCCGGTCCATTATGACCTTGGCTGACTGCACTTCGCCGTGCTCCCCGAACAGCTGTCCGAGGTCTTCGTCCTTGAACGACCATGGTAGGTTGCCCACGTATATGTTTCTGCTCATTGTTCTATTGCCTGCCTCCTGGCAGGATGGCGGCGCAGGGAGCCTCCATTATAATACTTGGCGTTCCCCCGAATATTGGCTAGCGCGCCAGTGCGCGCGCGATAACAACACGCTGGATTTCCTGCGTTCCTTCGTAAATCTGGGTAATCTTGGCGTCGCGAAAAAAGCGCTCGACCGGGAAGTCGGTCGTGTAGCCGTAGCCGCCCAGCACCTGCACGGCGTGGTCGGCGACCCACATCGCGGTATCGCCGGCGGTCAGCTTGGCCATGCTCGCCTCGAGCGTGTGGCGCGGCGCGCCCTGCTCGTAGTGCTGCTGCTTGGCCCACGCGGCGCGGTAGACCAGCAGCCGCGCCGCTTCAGTGCGCGTCGCCATTTCGGCCAGGTAGTTGCCGATGGTCTGGTGCTGTGCAATCGGCTTTCCGAAGGTCTCGCGTTCCAGTGCATACTTCAGTGCCGCTTCGTAGGCGCCCTGGGCAATCCCCAGTGCCTGCGCGGCAATACCGATACGCGAGTTGTCGAGCGCGTTCATCGCAATCGCGAAGCCCTTGCCGACCTCGCCCAGCACGTTCTCCTTCGGGACACGGCAGTTGTCAAGCAGCAGCGTGGTGGTGTCGCTGGAGCGGATGCCCAGCTTGTTCTCCTTCTTGCCGACCGCGAAACCGTCGAAGTCTTTTTCGATGATGAAGGCGGTGACGCCGCCGTGCTTCTTCTTGCCGTAATCGGGATGGCCAACCACCTTTGCGAACAGCACAAAGACATCGGCGCAGGAGCCATTGGTGACCCACATTTTCTCGCCGTTCAGCACGTAGCAGTCGCCGTCATCAGTTGCCCTGGCGCTCATCGCGGCGGCGTCGGTTCCCGACCCCGCCTCGCTCAGCGAGTAGGCGCCCAGCGTCTCCCCGCTTGCGAGTTGCGGGAGATATTTCTCCTTCTGCGCCTCGCTACCGTGCAGCACGATAGTCAGCGAGCAGAGACCCACGTGCACCGCAACCATGACTCCCAGCGACGGGTCGACGCGCGACAGCTCCTCGACCACGATGGCCTCCGAGACATCGTCGAGCTTCTGCCCGCCATAAGCTTCGGGGATGGTCATCCCGACGAATCCCAGCTCCGCGAATTCCTTGAATTCCGCCACCGGCGGCTGCTGCGCCTTGTCGCGCTCCGCGGCGGTCGGCGCCGCGACGCTTTCGGCGAAGTCGCGCACCATGTCGCGAATCATCTGCTGCTCCTCGGTCGGTGCGAAGTCCATCAGCCCTCCATCAGCCGGATAATCGCCTCGGCCGGCTCGCCGTTGCATTCGCGCAGCGCCTCGAGCGCCGCCTCCTCGGAGACGCCGGCCTGCGCGGCGACCAGCGCCACGTCCTCGGCCGGGATTTGCGCCGCCGCGTCGCCCGCGTCCGCCGCAGTGCCGCTGCCGAGCGGCCGCTCCTGCGGCTCGCCGACGACCTGAAAAGATTTCTGCCCCATCATGTCCATCGCTGTCACGCTCGGCGCGTCAAAGTAGAGTTCCTTCTCCGGCGTGCGGATGATGACTTCGGTCGCGTCGATTTCCTCGGTCGATTGCTTCAGCTGCTTCTGCAGCTTCTTCATCATGCGCGGGTTCATGCGACCCATGCCGGGCATCATGCGGCCGACGAGGCCGGCGCGTGTTTAAGCGCTGTGGCGCCGCTCATAATTTGTAGCGCAGCACCGCCGCCGCGCCGCCCAGCCCCGCCAGGATTTCGCCGCCGTGGTGGTGCGGCGAGACCTCGATGACCTCGGTGCGCGCCTGCTCGGCCAGCGCCAGCAGCCGGCGGCCTTGCGGGGAACGTGTCTCGGGCGCCAGAATCAGTAGCCGCTCGCCGGCGCCCGCCTCCAGCGCCTCGCGCAGCTGCGCCGCGCCGTAGGTCGCCCGGTCGCGCGCGAGCGCGTCACTGAGCGCCGCGACCGCCTCCAGCTCGCGCTGCAGCTGCGCTTGCGCGGCCGCCTGCGGCAGCTTGCCGGTGCGGAGCGCTTCGTGGACGCCCGCCAGGCCACCCTGCCCTGCGGTGACGGCGGTCGCGCCGCCCCACTGCTCGGGCGCGTCGTCGCGCGCCTGCTTCAGCAAATCTTCTTTGAGGAAGCCGGGGCCGATGACAATCAGCGCCGCGGCCGTGGTCGCACCGCCGCTGCCGAGCGCGTCGGCGACGCTGGTGATAACGCGCGCGAAGAACGCCTTCTGGCTCTCGCCGCCGGTGCCCTTGCCGCCGGCGCGGTTCAGCGCCCGCAGCTCGCGGATGCCGTACGGCCTGACTTCAGCCAGCACAACCGAGTCGGCCTCTACCGCGACCGCCAGCGCGCGCACCGCGGGCTGCGCCGCCTCGCGCAGCCGCCGTTTGTGGTGCGGCGCCCATGCGGGTTTGCCGAGCGTCAGGTCGTCGCCCGGTCCCAGCAGCAGCGTGTGGTGCTGGCCGACGTCGCGCTTCGCCTCGGTAATCGGGCC
This region of Candidatus Poseidoniia archaeon genomic DNA includes:
- a CDS encoding RNA-binding protein; translation: MSRNIYVGNLPWSFKDEDLGQLFGEHGEVQSAKVIMDRMSGRSRGFGFVEMSTAEEASAAIEAINGSEADGRTLKVDAAQERAPRRDNY
- a CDS encoding acyl-CoA dehydrogenase family protein, with the translated sequence MDFAPTEEQQMIRDMVRDFAESVAAPTAAERDKAQQPPVAEFKEFAELGFVGMTIPEAYGGQKLDDVSEAIVVEELSRVDPSLGVMVAVHVGLCSLTIVLHGSEAQKEKYLPQLASGETLGAYSLSEAGSGTDAAAMSARATDDGDCYVLNGEKMWVTNGSCADVFVLFAKVVGHPDYGKKKHGGVTAFIIEKDFDGFAVGKKENKLGIRSSDTTTLLLDNCRVPKENVLGEVGKGFAIAMNALDNSRIGIAAQALGIAQGAYEAALKYALERETFGKPIAQHQTIGNYLAEMATRTEAARLLVYRAAWAKQQHYEQGAPRHTLEASMAKLTAGDTAMWVADHAVQVLGGYGYTTDFPVERFFRDAKITQIYEGTQEIQRVVIARALAR
- a CDS encoding nascent polypeptide-associated complex protein; this encodes MMPGMGRMNPRMMKKLQKQLKQSTEEIDATEVIIRTPEKELYFDAPSVTAMDMMGQKSFQVVGEPQERPLGSGTAADAGDAAAQIPAEDVALVAAQAGVSEEAALEALRECNGEPAEAIIRLMEG